In Brachypodium distachyon strain Bd21 chromosome 2, Brachypodium_distachyon_v3.0, whole genome shotgun sequence, one genomic interval encodes:
- the LOC100834909 gene encoding cysteine proteinase inhibitor, producing the protein MRSSIDRPRFFSSSGRRPLGAPDSHRTPAARGSNPNRTAASMAEAARQGRRFGGVEDAPAGRENDLKAIELARFAVAEHNSKANAVLEFERLVKVRQQLVSGLMHHFTIEVKEGGAKKTYEAKVWEKAWENFKQLQDFKPAA; encoded by the exons ATGCGGAGTTCGATCGATCGTCCCCGTTTCTTCAGCAGCAGTGGCCGTCGCCCTCTAGGAGCACCAGATTCCCACCGCACTCCCGCGGCTCGCGGCAGCAACCCGAACCGGACGGCGGCATCCATggccgaggcggcgcgccAGGGGCGGCGAttcggcggcgtcgaggacgCGCCGGCGGGGCGGGAGAACGACCTCAAGGCCATCGAGCTCGCccgcttcgccgtcgccgagcACAACAGCAAGGCC AACGCGGTGCTGGAGTTCGAGAGGCTGGTGAAGGTGAGGCAGCAGCTGGTGTCCGGGCTCATGCACCACTTCACCATCGAGGTCAAGGAAGGCGGCGCCAAGAAGACCTACGAGGCCAAGGTGTGGGAGAAGGCCTGGGAGAACTTCAAGCAGCTCCAGGACTTCAAGCCGGCCGCCTGA